In one Parageobacillus genomosp. 1 genomic region, the following are encoded:
- a CDS encoding ABC transporter permease — protein MLTSMIGAVEAGIIYAIMALGVYLSFRILDFPDLTVDGSFVTGAAVAATLIVSGVNPFVATILALIVGFLAGCITGLLHTAGKINALLSGILMMIALYSINLRIMGRSNVPLLNQKTIFTTIQEWGVKAGLDPAAAKTWGVFLSMALLTLLFKWFTDWFLQTEIGLAIRATGDNPRMIRSLSANTNLLIIIGLGLSNAMVAFSGALIAQYGSFADVGMGIGMIIIGLASVIIGEAVFGTKTIARTTLAVIGGSIIYRIVVSLALQAQFLETGDVKLITACIVIIALVAPQIVRQRQEKKRKEQRRQERAQLVAVSAGGKGESDVTVKSDL, from the coding sequence TTGCTCACGTCGATGATCGGTGCGGTGGAAGCGGGAATTATTTACGCGATTATGGCGCTAGGCGTGTATTTGTCATTTCGCATTTTAGATTTTCCGGATTTAACGGTCGACGGCAGCTTCGTCACCGGAGCGGCCGTAGCGGCAACGCTCATTGTCAGCGGCGTTAATCCGTTTGTGGCGACAATCTTGGCTCTTATTGTCGGCTTTCTTGCCGGCTGCATTACCGGGCTGCTCCATACGGCGGGAAAAATTAACGCGCTTTTGTCGGGAATTTTAATGATGATCGCCTTATATTCGATCAATCTTCGCATCATGGGACGCTCTAACGTTCCGCTTCTCAATCAAAAAACGATTTTTACGACCATTCAGGAATGGGGGGTGAAGGCGGGGCTTGACCCTGCCGCGGCGAAAACGTGGGGGGTTTTCCTCTCGATGGCGCTGCTTACGCTGCTATTCAAATGGTTTACGGATTGGTTTTTGCAGACGGAAATCGGTCTTGCGATCCGCGCTACCGGCGACAATCCGCGCATGATTCGCAGCTTGTCGGCCAATACAAATTTATTAATTATCATCGGCCTCGGCCTTTCCAACGCGATGGTCGCCTTTTCCGGGGCGCTGATCGCCCAGTACGGTTCGTTCGCCGATGTCGGCATGGGAATTGGCATGATTATTATTGGGCTCGCTTCCGTCATTATCGGCGAGGCGGTGTTTGGCACCAAAACGATTGCCAGAACAACGCTTGCGGTAATCGGTGGCTCGATTATTTACCGCATTGTCGTCAGCTTGGCGCTGCAGGCGCAGTTTTTAGAAACCGGTGATGTTAAATTGATTACCGCCTGCATCGTGATCATCGCGCTCGTTGCACCGCAAATCGTCCGCCAGCGCCAGGAGAAAAAGAGAAAAGAACAGCGGCGGCAGGAGCGGGCACAGCTTGTCGCCGTTTCCGCAGGCGGAAAGGGGGAGAGCGATGTTACGGTTAAATCGGATTTATAA
- a CDS encoding ABC transporter substrate-binding protein: protein MKKAVKRLAVPVLAGMLALTGCGKEEATGSKGDEKEGKTVTIGVTQIIQHPSLDAAFNGFKKALEDNGFKEGKNVKYDVQNAQGDQSNNQTIANNFVAEGVDLIFANSTPSAQSALNATKDIPIVFTSVTDPVGAGLVPSMDQAGENITGTTDSHPDAIRKTIQFIDEQTDAKTVGLIYNAGEQNSVAQVKKVKEAAKNTDLKFAEASVSTTAEVKQAAESLVGKADVFYIVTDNTVVSAIESVVSVANEHKIPVFTGELDSLKRGCFAAYGFDYYDIGYQAGKMAAAILKGEKKPSELKPEYPDKLKLVINKTAAEKQGVKLKPEWDKMAEYIE, encoded by the coding sequence ATGAAAAAAGCGGTCAAACGTCTCGCTGTGCCTGTGCTCGCAGGAATGTTAGCGCTTACAGGATGCGGAAAGGAGGAAGCGACCGGTAGCAAAGGAGATGAGAAGGAAGGCAAGACAGTGACGATCGGCGTCACGCAAATTATTCAGCATCCGTCGTTGGATGCCGCTTTTAACGGCTTTAAAAAGGCATTAGAAGACAACGGATTCAAAGAAGGGAAAAACGTTAAATACGACGTGCAAAACGCGCAAGGCGACCAAAGCAACAACCAGACGATCGCCAATAATTTTGTCGCGGAAGGTGTGGACCTCATTTTCGCCAATTCGACTCCTAGCGCGCAAAGCGCCTTGAATGCGACGAAAGACATTCCGATTGTATTTACGTCTGTCACCGATCCGGTTGGCGCCGGCTTAGTCCCGTCCATGGACCAAGCGGGGGAAAACATTACCGGAACAACGGACAGCCACCCGGACGCGATTCGCAAAACGATTCAGTTTATTGACGAACAAACGGACGCCAAAACGGTCGGCTTGATTTATAACGCCGGGGAGCAAAACTCGGTGGCGCAAGTCAAGAAAGTAAAAGAAGCGGCGAAAAACACGGACTTGAAGTTTGCCGAAGCGTCGGTGTCGACGACGGCAGAAGTGAAGCAGGCGGCGGAATCGTTGGTCGGGAAAGCGGATGTGTTTTATATCGTGACTGACAATACGGTCGTATCGGCGATCGAATCGGTCGTCAGCGTAGCAAACGAACACAAAATCCCTGTTTTTACCGGCGAACTCGATTCGTTAAAGCGCGGCTGTTTTGCGGCATATGGATTTGACTACTATGACATCGGCTATCAGGCAGGGAAAATGGCGGCAGCGATTTTAAAGGGTGAGAAAAAGCCATCGGAACTAAAGCCGGAATATCCGGACAAACTGAAGCTCGTCATTAACAAAACAGCGGCGGAAAAACAAGGGGTAAAACTGAAACCAGAGTGGGATAAGATGGCGGAGTATATCGAATAA